In Aquila chrysaetos chrysaetos chromosome 24, bAquChr1.4, whole genome shotgun sequence, the genomic stretch ATCGTGTATTGTTAAATTTGAATCCTGAAGATTCAGTACTGCAGCCCAGATTTTTAACACAAGATTTACAGCTGGCAGGTTATCAAAGGCTGAAGACTTCTCAGAGATGGGGCTGCTGAGTTTACCTGCTGTACTCAGGAGGTGTTTAGAGGCAGTTTCTGGTTGGCACAGGAGCTGGTGTTCCAACCGAGTACCTGGGCCACCACTGTTGCTGTCTCTTCCagttgctgctctgcagctgctgtggtggCAGTTGCAGGAATGTCAGGGCACCATCCAGTATGGAGCTGGCAGTTTCGCTGGGCCCCAGTCTGGGTCACTCCCCCAGTTCTTTGTCATGCTGCTATGCCTCTGGCAACATGAGGAAGAGAACTGGTCTTGGTTTAGTAGCTGATATTTTCCTGGGATGAAGCAGAGGCTCTTCTCTGAGCCCACTACTTTCCCTGCACTTTGGTACCTCTGGGAAGAATGGTAGAGTGGAATAATAGAGAACTATTACTTGATGGTTCTAGCCACTCTGAATATGAGCATTAGTATAAGCTGCTTTGCttgtgacatttttttttcctgtaagaacTGTGATAGTGGTTTACATTTTCCCTGATAAATCTGAAGCCCCCATTGTAATAAcgtttttgtttctttgtagaATGTAACAAAGGAGAGACAGATGAAGTTAATACAACAACAAAATGACATCACTGGTCTTTCGCGACAAGTGAAGCATGTGATGAACTTTACTAATTGGGCTATTGCAAGTGGCAGCAGTACTGCTTTGCTATACAGTAAACGGCTGGTAAGGAAGCATCCTCTCACTTGTCTGTACAGTACAGAGAATGTTTAGTCAAAAGAATTTTCTAAGTATCGTGTAGCTTCATTAGATTATACCCAAGGAAGAGACAGTGAGTTGTTcatgcttcatttaaaaaaaacaaaacaaaccaaaccattctgtAATAATGGGATAAATTTTCTAACTTTTATACCACTTTTCATTTGTAAATTAAGGACTTAACAGTATTATTGTAGAAGGAATGGGGTCAAGCTCTGTAAAGGTACCTCAGTTGTTTCGCTTCAGTCATTGCAGAAGTTGTATTATTGTGTAACAGTACTTCTCTGTAATCCTCTGAGTTGAGTAAAAAATTAGTTGTACAGTGGATGATTTTCCTGGTGAATTGAGTACTTTCCAAGCTACTAAGCAAACTTGCTATTGACAGTCCTTGTTGGTGATCTGGCAGTCTAAACTTGTTGGGCAAATGCACGCTGCTTAACTTTctcattctttattttgttgtcGTCAACAGTCTTGTTTTTGCTTTCCATTAGATAACATTCCAGTTACGTCATATTTTAAAGGCACGTTGTGATCCTGTCCCAGCTGCCAATGGAGCAATACGCTTCCATTGTGACCCTACATTCTGGGCAAAGAACGTCGTCAATTTAGGTGAGaaaattgtgtttgtttattctgtgtTACTTGAAAAACTAGATTGAGTTGGGGGTGTTCATCCAACATGAGTGAACTGGAGTGCAATACATCTCTTAATGCAGAAGAACAAAACTCTATTGACATAACCCATCCAGTCCTGATTACCCTCCTTATCTGCTCTGTTCTTTCTATTAGCAAAGCCTTCTCCTCAGGTTTTGGTTTCCAATGGGAATGGTTCTAGGAATGGCCCTTTTTTCCGCCTCTTAAAGTGGTTCTGATGGTTATAGTATAACACACTAGCGCTAAATGGGTGCTTCGGTTTCTGGAATACGCTTTTTTGGCAAGTAAATAGAATCAGTTTTGGTTATCTGAACTTCATATTTAGCTACATATGGAGTAATACTAGATGTCTTAATCTGTTGGAAGTTGCATGAACAAGCATAATTAGGAGGACTTGATATGAGCTAAGTTCATGGCTAAGTACCAAGCCAGTCCATGTGATTACTGGAGAGGCAAGTGAATTAAGAAGCAGTGTTTAAGTAGTTTTGTATTCTAACATGTCTGGCACATTTAtaaaggtaaagaaaaacagagcctCATAATGGGAGATACACTGCTGttcctgtgtgtgtgttgctTGCAACTGCCACACGGTAGGTTATGGCACCGTAGCTGTAAGCTTTTATATCTTACATAGTTCTTATGAGCGCAGCTGTTTATTCCTTCTTTGCCCTAAAGCATTAGCTGCCATGGGAGTTTGTAATAGTCTTGGTGAGATAGGAGCTTTGAGCGCTCATGTACTGCATGACCGCTTAGTGACAGCTGGGATCACTGGACATTTGCAGTTACGATTACTGCACATTGCTGGCTGTTGTCAGATGCAGTAATAACATGTGCTCTTTTAAGGATGTAAGGTGTTTAATATCTTAGCCTCTTTATTATTGCCTTATGCTGCAGCAGTGTAGTGtcacagtttttcttccatattaATCCCCTAATCACTTATGCTTTTCAGAGAACAAGTTTTAAATGAGAGAAGAGGGGAGGTGAGCTAGTGGGGAGAGCACAGTGAGACAGAGGTATCTGTTAGCACCTGCTTGTGAACTTTTCTGTTGGATAAAAATCTATTAGAAAATCTGATAAAAATATCAGCTCTTCCTGATGCTTTTGTATGTACTTGCTTCTTGCTCGATAAGTCTCCTAGCTATGTTTTGGTGTTCCTGTCTTTAGTCAAGGAGGTTTATGTGTGAAATAAACAAACTTTTCATTGTGTGAGGTAATGGTTTAAAATTGACACTATTGCTTCATGGGCAGTTCCTCAAGCAATTTTTGAGTGCTGTTACTCTTGGAGATAAgtcaagaagggaaaaagcaaggcTTTCCAGGACAGAGCTTCAAAGTTTGTTTGAGTAGGAACCCAGGGCAGGTGGGGAAAGCTATATaggaaacagaacagaaactgtCAACCTCAATAAAAAGTGACATGCAGATTCCAATGAGTAcatgttcaaagaaaaaaatcagcattctGTCTTTCCCCTTTAAAAATAGGACTGGAGATAGCTAGAGAGGCAATGTGGTCCATTGCATTGTATCAAGGTGGGACTCACTTGTAGCAGTGTTTTGTGTCATGGTTGTATAACCTGTTCTTAGTCATTCAGTGATGGGATACTCTCCACTGTCCCCCAGATATCTTTTCCTGGGCTTTGCTTCCTTAGGTATAGAAACTTTATGCTCAAcatgcttttttcctattttgtttcTCATCTTGTCTGTTTGTTGTGGACACAGAGAACAGTCATCTCTGTCTTGTCTTTTAGGCTGTGCAGTTTCAGTTCTTTCACTCTTTCCTCACAGATCATGTTTTTAGTTTTGCAATTTCTTCTTGTAGTGTGagtttcctttttgcttctctCATGTACGGTTATGGAGacttaaagaaaatttccaaCTTAAATTGCTTTGTTACTGCCCCAAGGTAACTGAATTAGAAACATCTGAATATTCTGTGTTTATCAGCCTTTGGATGATGATGGAGATTTAACTGTTTActagttctttttttgttttatgtaggTAACCTTGTCATTGAAAATAAACCAACTCCTAGTTACACTCCTAATGTAGTGGTTGGTCAAGCTCCTCCAGGAACAAACCACATCAACAAAGCTCCAGGACAAATCAATCTAGCACAGCTTCGACTTCAGCATATGCAGCAGCAAGTGTATGCACAAAAGCATCAGCAACTGCAGCAGATGAGGATGGGACAGCCAGCTGGGTCAGTTCCCAGGCAGACGAGTCCACAAATCTTACAGCAGCAGGTAAGACTCTTATATGTTCTTATTTCACCTTTTACCATAACACTGAAACTTAAAATTGCCCTATCAAATATAAACTTAAAAAGCagtttgtaaatgttaaaatcttttgaaatttgACATACTTTAAATGTGACAGCTATTGGCTTTTCTTGATGTTATGTAACTAGTAAACCTACTACTGTGGAAAGAGATTGgcttcttttttccatgttaaaagcaaaaattttaaaaaacaaaaacccttgCAGCCTCCCAGGTTGATCAGCATGCAGACCATGCAGAGGGGTAACATGAACTGTGGGGCTTTCCAAGCACATCAGATGAGAATGGCTCAGAATGCTGCTCGTATACCAGGAATACCACGCCACAATGGACCACAATACTCCATGATGCAACCTCACCTTCAAAGACAAGTATATCCTGTGTACACGCTTCATTTGTGCCATTGTGCCAAACTTTCATTACAATAGATGATACCTCCAGCTGTAAATGTGTTTCTGTAACACTTATAACTCACAGCTACACACATTTATATGCTTTTTCATGTTGCATACTGTACTGTGACATTTTTGCTGAACATAAGAAAATTCAAACcttaagaatgaaaatgaattgTAATGTTTGTATTGCATTTTAGTTCtgggaaacaaaacatttcctttttaatttttcagtgacaTTCAGCTTTTGGGTTTCTTAGAGAATAGTCAAGAATAGTGAAGTTCAAAGTGATGTAGTTGAGGGGTTTTAATGAAACCaaattctgaagtgtttttaaattcaaactTGAAGCATGATGCAGAGCTCTGCGTAccattaagaataaaaattcttGACAATGAATGTTAATGTGACTGGAAAGCCAAAAATGACTTTATAATACTTGAAACAgttactcttttctttaaaaaaaaaaaaaaaaaaaaaagtttgtagaCAGACATGGACTCTAAAGTTGTCTTTGGGGGAAGTaattgctttaagaaaaatataactATATAGGAAAATAATATGGTGGAAGATGTGCtctatatttaaatatctaGCCAcataaagtgttttttctttccaagtaaATAAACATAGCAGTTGCTTTGCATTCAGTGCTATCAGGTTATGTTGATACAAATGTGAGTTTATATGTTGTTCCCCCCTCATTTTTTGTTGAGGACTATCATATAATGCACATGTTGCAATTTTACATGCAGTGGCTGTCTGATTTGTCCGTAATGCAGTCAtggtctcttttcttttcctacagcaTTCTAACCCTGGGCACGCGGGGCCTTTTCCAGTTGTTTCTGTGCACAACACCACTATTAATCCAACTAGTCCTACTACAGCAACAATGGCGAGTGCAAACCGTGGTCCAACAAGTCCGTCTGTTACAGCAATCGAACTCATTCCTTCTGTAACAAACCCAGAGAATTTACCTTCCTTGCCAGATATTCCGCCCATCCAGGTCAGTGGAGAAGATCAGGCACTTACACTGTGGGTGAACTAAtgatttgctttcctttctgtatctttttttatttggataCCATTACTTGTCTGTGGAATAGTATAGTTAGTTATCACTTAAAGttgaagaattaaaatcttCAGCCATTGGCTTGGGCATGCGACTATTTTCACTATATAGGGCTGACCTGCTTGACCTGTGTTAACCTTTAGATTAATGAGTATTTAATGGCAGTCCTATAGTAAAATTCATACTTAGATTAGTTAATCCCAAGTACTGTGTTCACTTCCTTTCTTCCACAAGATTATCACGTGGGAAGATACCACTATAATAGTTGAATAGTTATGTATGTCGAATGCCCTGAATGGTAATTTATTCAGAGTTAAAGTTGCCTGGCACTTCTCTGTGATGTTCCTAAATGTAACAATTAAATGCAAGAAGTACAGAGAAAAGGTGTCCCACtgccctgcttttctctctcctcacaTTTCCTCTGTACGCCAGTAGTGTGGCTGTAATCATTTCCTTGTATGCAAGAGGCCAGCATTTGCATTAGCATTGGATCCTGGAAGGTGCTGCAGAACATTTAAGCTGGCCACCGTGATTAGTCTTGAGCTGTGGTGGTGTCTGCCTGGAAATTCTTGCTTGCATAGAGTGTGGCTGTTGCTGCTTCTGTAGTGTTCACTTCATCTGCACACTCTTGGTACTCACAGGCTTGGAACTGCAGTGTGCGCCCTGTATTCTTTGCCCAGAGAGGCAGTAGATAGTACTGCACACAAGCTAGGTAGATTTTGAGGAAATCAAGCTTGTTTGGAGAGGTCAGAAGCATAATTTAATGTACGAGTGGGGGCAAAGGAAGTAAAAGTAATATGTTTTCTGCAAGAGTATTTGGGAAGCCACGGAGGGGAGGATGATGGCTTCATCTTGAGAACAGGATATTTATGTTGAAATGCCCATATGAAGCACAGGAGATTTGGTCATGATACAGGAAACAAtcaccttaaaaacaaaacctaaatttCATCCAAGCAGATGGTCTGCTGTAATATCAATAGCTACTTTTTAACTCTTAATCTATAGAGAGTCATGTTCAAGGGTTGTACATTCAGTTTTCTCATGAGGCTGCAGGTAGTTTGCTAATGTAAGACTAGTGGGGGGAAATAAAGGATCACATCTCTGAATGTGATCGATCTACAGTGCTGAAGCTTTGTTTAGTCATTAGAACAAAACACAAGTATAACTAGTTATGACTGGTTTAGCTGTACGTGTCTAAAGTTCATGATACACCAAGTTAGAAATAGTTGTTAGTGGGATAGTCTAAAACATAAACATGCAACTTCTAGGtgcactgaaaatgcagaattctGTTaagatactcttttttttttttatacctctTCATGTAATAGCTGTTAGGGATTTTAGTTGATGAAAGAGTTGGGTAGGAAGCTATTAGACTTTCAAGTTGCTTGCACAGTCATAAAAACCCACTTTGAATACAGTGTGTTTCAATACATTATTTGCAGTTATGCAGTCTTGCGGTTAATAGCTTTAAGCAGTTAAAGTAATAGGGTAcctgtttccttgtttttaatAGATACTAAAATCTGTGTAAAAAGTgaatgggagggagggagactTCACATCATGCTAAGGAAAAACAAGTTCATGGTTTCCCTTAATATCTTAATTGTGAAATAACTCTTGTAACATTAGTAATCTGGTAGTTCATATGACTAACACCATTTGTATGACTAACACACTGAACATCTAGAAAGCTGAAAGTCTGGAATCACCTAGAGTAAGTGCAGTCTATGACCATACTGGAAGAACTCAGATATTTaggagcttttgaaaaaaatcttactttaaGTTTCTGACTGTGGGTTTCTGTTCTGAAAGACTGATCTCTATGACCTGACAAAAATGTTTGCTGATGTCCTGAATCCTTGTAGGGATAGTGAACAACTCCAGTAAAGATACTGGTCATAGTTTAAAGATGAGGAACTATTAAGAAACTTTAATTAGACCTCTCTGATTCAGACTATTGTTTTTGCTTCTTAGCTTGAAGATGCTGGTTCAAGTAATTTAGATAACCTTCTAAGCAGATACATTTCAGGCAGCCACCTACCCCCACAACCTACAAGTACCATGAATCCCTCCCCAGGACCTTCAGCTCTATCTCCAGGGTCATCAGGTAAATGTGATGGGTATTTCTGgtatttaaattgaaaatgatTACCTACTATTTCCTGCCAAAAGGGAAGTGATATTTTGTTagtttaaaatttcttttgctcagaaagaaattctggaaatttaaattttactctCCTTCAGAAATATCTTTATAGTAACAAAGTGCCAGCACATGAATGCAGTATTCCAGATACATGTATAGACTATATTTTTGTCCTATGTTACcacaatcctttttttctttttttatgcatcAGAGGACATAGTTCAGTTATTGCCCCCAAATGATGACTGGCTAGACCATTCTGAGGTTTGGGAAGTAAGTTTATAGAATAGCTTAGTCACAGAAATACTTACACCCAACAATCATTTGAGCAAGGTCATTCTAAGTGTAGCCAATTGATGATAGAGCTTTCGTTGTGCATGTGAACAAATTAAGTCGCCAATACCTAATGTTGAGTTATCTAAACATTGAAAATGTCCATTTCTATTAGTAAGAAGCTGATTTTGGTCATTTGATACCTGTTTCTCTTAGTCTTCTCTCTGCAAGATTATTGTAAGATTCTGTGAATGAATGGTTGCAGCAGTGGAACTCACTATATTTCTCAAAACCTGCATGCAAAACGTACAGATTTTCTTGATTTCATTGGTGGATGTCAGTGGATAAAATTTGAGGACTTAATGGGCTGAGGGCTATAACACTCTTTGCATTAGGTGAAATAATTATTGGGCCTCTAACAACAGTGTGTtgtctggttgttttttttatgtAGTGTGCTAGACCTTTGCTCTGACCAAACGACTGAGAGGGCAGCTGACTTGTGTGAATTATTAAATTGGGATATTCTAGCAGCACTTCTGGCATTACTCAACACTagtcatttattttactgcagaatGTAAATTTGTACCAAGTCAACTTCTATGCTGCTTCTTTGCAGGTTTATCTAACTCCCACACTCCTGTGAGGCCACCTAGTACGTCCAGCACAGGTAGCAGAGGAAGGTGAGTATGTTACATTAACACTGCCAGGCTGAAAAATCAGACAcgaagaattaaaaaaatgaattggcAACGGGTCAATAGGGCTTTGATATAACTGTGACCCAGTAATGGAAAAATGCTTACAGGAAGAAgattggttgtttttttgttttgttttggtttttttttttccgtttcTTTCACTATGATTCTCTGCTGTCTTGTAAACTTGAGCTATCTTGTAAATGTTCTGACATGCTTTGCCTTTGAAATTATTCAGGAAACGGTCACTTAAATGTCTTTGCTCTGATGAGTTTTCCTCTTATTTATATGCTGGTATCTTTCTAGCTGTGGCTCCTCGGGCAGAACTGCTGAGAAAACTAGCATTAACTTCAAGTCTGACCAAGTGAAAGTCAAGCAAGAGCCAGGGACAGAGGAAGAGATATGCAGTTTCTCAGGAAcagtgaaacaggaaaaaacagaggatGGCAGGAGGAGTGCTTGCATGGTAAAGTTAGTTTGTGCAACAGTATGTTATGGTTTTCCTAGCAGCATGCTTAAGAATTTGGaaataataaagcaattttacttttaagcCTCATATTCTGTTAACAGCCCTGGAGATTGAGAGATATTTTGCTCCCTGGCAGTATGTGTGAACGTTAAGTGTGGGCCAGCTTGAGTGTTGAGCTGTCTCTTTTTGTAGTACTGCTAGGACTGCCAGTTACTGGGGGTTTGTGACGTAGGTACCGATAAGGTGGCAGTGGGACTTGGACAGTAGCTTGCTGGCTTATGTTGAACaaataaacattaaattatGGCAGATGTTTCCCCTCCTGATTTGGACAGGACTCGACCTAGTGATGTGGATGCAAAACACACCCAGTCCTTGTCAGTTTTATGTATTATGACAGGTGGTTGCATGTTGAAAATAGTCCAATGGAAAACGGAACTTAATCTCAGTTTGGTCTGTGTTGAGGACTTTATTGTACCCTTTAATACTATGGTCTGCCAGACACAGCGTAGTCTCTTGTGTAAATTTTATCATTAGCTATTAAAATCAAATACCACCAGCAGTGTAGtgtgtttgctgcttttaatcCCTAACTAATAAAAGCTGTAAGTTACCCTTTGTTACTAGTTCCTGAACATTCATATGTATGTAATTACATTGAGAATCTTCCAACCAGTCAAAAGTTCTTATACCAGAgcacaaatgaaatatttatgcaaGTGAGcgtttttcagtgtttcccaGCTGTGCTTGATTTAATAGGATTGTGTACTGGGAGCAGGGTGATGGATTTGAGGATTTTTCCTAATGACAGTGAAGgtatatttttaacaatttatCATTGTGTTTGGCTTGAAAGCTTGTTTATCGTGTTGTATATCAGTAGAAATGAGTCTGTTCTTGAAAGGATGGACTTGtgaaaaagtagttttcaaTACTGTATGCTACTCAGGTCTTCATAATGATTTGCCACATATTTTGGGAAGTGAGTATAGTACCTTTAAATGGTGGATGGCTTTTGACTTCCAACATATGAAGAAAGATGCCCTTGTAAAATTGACTCTCTCTGATTTTCATCTGCTACTTTCATTTCAGCTTAGCAGTCCTGAGAGCAGCTTGACACCACCACTATCCACTAACTTGCATCTGGAAAGTGAATTAGAAGCATTAGGAAGTCTTGAAAATCATGTAAAAACTGAACCAGCAGATTTAAGTGAAAGTTGCAAACAGTCTGGACATAGCCTTGTAAATGGAAAATCCCCGGTGCGGAGTCTAATGCACCGATCAGCTAGAATTGGAGGAGAAGGCAATAACAAAGACGATGATCCAAATGAAGACTGGTGTGCTGTATGCCAAAATGGAGGGGATCTATTATGTTGTGAAAAGTGCCCGAAGGTGTTTCACCTGACTTGTCATGTACCAACGCTCCTCAGCTTTCCAAGGTACCAGAAACAGTGTAGTGGTTCCTGAGAAGAGCTCTGTGGTCTTACTCGTATGGTAGATTACAACACAGTACCAAAACTGGTGCTTCATCCTGAACATCAGCTAGTTCTGGATGATTTCTTGAcagtaaaaaaatctgacatttcAAAGGCCTGTCTGAATTGTTTTGTGTGTAACTGGTCAATGTTTATCTGATAAACACATGGTCTCTCAAAGTGTGATTCTGTTATGTAAAGTTCATTTTAAAGTCCTGGTGagaaaggtgttttaaagtACTAGAACATACTTGGGAGAGGAATATGAGGGCAGGAAAAATGGCCTTGACTGGCAGAATTATCTTGAGCTTTAAGTTATTCCTTATCTTTGGATATCCAAGTCTTTACTATAGTACAATGTGAATGTGTAACAGCTAATGGAAAAATCTTTGTAGTCATCACTGATGATACTTTGTCCCAGGAGATCTGGAATAATTGTGTTCATTTCCGTTTAGTGGAGAGTGGATATGTACATTCTGCAGAGACCTGAGCAAACCAGAAGTAGAATATGATTGTGACAATTCACAACACagcaagaaagggaaaacagcacAAGGCCTGAGTCCTGTGGACCAAAGGGTATGTCTCAGATCTGTAGGAATCTGTTGCtagaaaaaagtgctttctcACACTAGCAATCCCCCAATGTTTCTTGAAGATGCTtttgctgtggctgcagcaaACTAAATATAGTTGTGGCtgttccaaaaaaaccccagaaatgagtaatgagatttttcttgctgtgacCACATATATGAGTGTTGGTGACTATGTGGGAGTGCTCCATTCATCCAGTAGCTAAAATTTGCGTGTAAACacatattctgtatttaaatgcaTCCTTTAACATGCATTAATGTCTTCAGTGTTCTTAATTAGAAGTTCTTTGCATTTAACATTGACATAACCTTCATAAAATAGTTACCTAAGTTTCGTGTGTTAAGCTTGTGCTGTGAGAGGTGCTAGAAGTATTTAGGTGCATTCTTGTGGAAGGTGTAATGACCTTGACagtcagaatttatttttagctttatcAATCGGCCTGTGCGTAAAGAGTTAGAGTTATCAAATCAAATTCCTCCAAAGGAATTGcaagcaaaggagagaaaaatattttaagagggAATTCATAGAAACACTCTGGCTTTGGTTTCAAATTGTTTAGTTTTGTCTTGTGGGGAAAAGGATAAAAGTCTGCAACTCAGTCCTTTCCTGTCACATGCAGTTATGGTTGGACAAAAGTGGTTGTagttggtcttttttttttttttttttttttcctccaatttgACTGTACATTAGTGTGTCTCTTCATGTTTGACTTTAGCCCTACGCTTTTGtttaggaagaagaaagcaaaaagggagTATATTTCTGCTATGTGAACAGTAAGGTGGTGTTCTACCCTCTTAACAATGCCCTCCTAAGAACTTGACATTTTATAATTAAGCTTGTAGGgattgtatttaaattttctaataCTAAGCTGCTAAAGTATAAACCTATTTAAAATAGGGAGATATGAACTTCTGGGCTGAGGATAAATTAAAGATATTAATGTGaagctgtttatttctttgtaagaaatGTGAACGTCTGCTGCTTTACCTGTATTGTCATGAGCTGAGCATTGAATTTCAAGAGCCTGTCCCAGCTTCGGTGAGTCTCCTGAAAAATagtttgtgatttatttttggCATAGCATCTCTAAAAGTCTAGAGTTCGGGAAGGAACTGACTGCTTTTACTTGAAGCATGTTGCCCTTGATCAATCTAAAATTTCTGACAGTCATCCAGTATTTCATGATTCTGAGAGAGACAGAAGCTGGTTCTGTAGCTTCTCCATGCAGGAGCTCTACACCCAGTCTCAAAc encodes the following:
- the TRIM33 gene encoding E3 ubiquitin-protein ligase TRIM33 isoform X1, whose translation is MQGRLFLPAGLVTLKPNFRVQRLIVLGFLHEIGVIRCPICRQECRQIDLVDNYFVKDTSETPSSSDEKSEQVCTSCEDNASAVGFCVECGEWLCKTCIEAHQRVKFTKDHMIRKKEDVSSEAVGASGQRPVFCPVHKQEQLKLFCETCDRLTCRDCQLLEHKEHRYQFLEEAFQNQKGAIENLLAKLLEKKNYVNFAATQVQNRIKEVNETNKRVEQEIKVAIFTLINEINKKGKSLLQHLENVTKERQMKLIQQQNDITGLSRQVKHVMNFTNWAIASGSSTALLYSKRLITFQLRHILKARCDPVPAANGAIRFHCDPTFWAKNVVNLGNLVIENKPTPSYTPNVVVGQAPPGTNHINKAPGQINLAQLRLQHMQQQVYAQKHQQLQQMRMGQPAGSVPRQTSPQILQQQPPRLISMQTMQRGNMNCGAFQAHQMRMAQNAARIPGIPRHNGPQYSMMQPHLQRQHSNPGHAGPFPVVSVHNTTINPTSPTTATMASANRGPTSPSVTAIELIPSVTNPENLPSLPDIPPIQLEDAGSSNLDNLLSRYISGSHLPPQPTSTMNPSPGPSALSPGSSGLSNSHTPVRPPSTSSTGSRGSCGSSGRTAEKTSINFKSDQVKVKQEPGTEEEICSFSGTVKQEKTEDGRRSACMLSSPESSLTPPLSTNLHLESELEALGSLENHVKTEPADLSESCKQSGHSLVNGKSPVRSLMHRSARIGGEGNNKDDDPNEDWCAVCQNGGDLLCCEKCPKVFHLTCHVPTLLSFPSGEWICTFCRDLSKPEVEYDCDNSQHSKKGKTAQGLSPVDQRKCERLLLYLYCHELSIEFQEPVPASIPNYYKIIKKPMDLSTVKKKLQKKHSQHYQTPEDFVADVRLIFKNCERFNEMMKVVQVYAETQEINLKADSEVAQAGKAVALYFEDKLTEIYPDRTFQPLPEFEQEEDDGEITEDSDEDFIQPRRKRLKSDERPVHIK
- the TRIM33 gene encoding E3 ubiquitin-protein ligase TRIM33 isoform X5 gives rise to the protein MIRKKEDVSSEAVGASGQRPVFCPVHKQEQLKLFCETCDRLTCRDCQLLEHKEHRYQFLEEAFQNQKGAIENLLAKLLEKKNYVNFAATQVQNRIKEVNETNKRVEQEIKVAIFTLINEINKKGKSLLQHLENVTKERQMKLIQQQNDITGLSRQVKHVMNFTNWAIASGSSTALLYSKRLITFQLRHILKARCDPVPAANGAIRFHCDPTFWAKNVVNLGNLVIENKPTPSYTPNVVVGQAPPGTNHINKAPGQINLAQLRLQHMQQQVYAQKHQQLQQMRMGQPAGSVPRQTSPQILQQQPPRLISMQTMQRGNMNCGAFQAHQMRMAQNAARIPGIPRHNGPQYSMMQPHLQRQHSNPGHAGPFPVVSVHNTTINPTSPTTATMASANRGPTSPSVTAIELIPSVTNPENLPSLPDIPPIQLEDAGSSNLDNLLSRYISGSHLPPQPTSTMNPSPGPSALSPGSSGLSNSHTPVRPPSTSSTGSRGSCGSSGRTAEKTSINFKSDQVKVKQEPGTEEEICSFSGTVKQEKTEDGRRSACMLSSPESSLTPPLSTNLHLESELEALGSLENHVKTEPADLSESCKQSGHSLVNGKSPVRSLMHRSARIGGEGNNKDDDPNEDWCAVCQNGGDLLCCEKCPKVFHLTCHVPTLLSFPSGEWICTFCRDLSKPEVEYDCDNSQHSKKGKTAQGLSPVDQRKCERLLLYLYCHELSIEFQEPVPASIPNYYKIIKKPMDLSTVKKKLQKKHSQHYQTPEDFVADVRLIFKNCERFNEMMKVVQVYAETQEINLKADSEVAQAGKAVALYFEDKLTEIYPDRTFQPLPEFEQEEDDGEITEDSDEDFIQPRRKRLKSDERPVHIK
- the TRIM33 gene encoding E3 ubiquitin-protein ligase TRIM33 isoform X3 — encoded protein: MFLTVGDGWFLGRVGVIRCPICRQECRQIDLVDNYFVKDTSETPSSSDEKSEQVCTSCEDNASAVGFCVECGEWLCKTCIEAHQRVKFTKDHMIRKKEDVSSEAVGASGQRPVFCPVHKQEQLKLFCETCDRLTCRDCQLLEHKEHRYQFLEEAFQNQKGAIENLLAKLLEKKNYVNFAATQVQNRIKEVNETNKRVEQEIKVAIFTLINEINKKGKSLLQHLENVTKERQMKLIQQQNDITGLSRQVKHVMNFTNWAIASGSSTALLYSKRLITFQLRHILKARCDPVPAANGAIRFHCDPTFWAKNVVNLGNLVIENKPTPSYTPNVVVGQAPPGTNHINKAPGQINLAQLRLQHMQQQVYAQKHQQLQQMRMGQPAGSVPRQTSPQILQQQPPRLISMQTMQRGNMNCGAFQAHQMRMAQNAARIPGIPRHNGPQYSMMQPHLQRQHSNPGHAGPFPVVSVHNTTINPTSPTTATMASANRGPTSPSVTAIELIPSVTNPENLPSLPDIPPIQLEDAGSSNLDNLLSRYISGSHLPPQPTSTMNPSPGPSALSPGSSGLSNSHTPVRPPSTSSTGSRGSCGSSGRTAEKTSINFKSDQVKVKQEPGTEEEICSFSGTVKQEKTEDGRRSACMLSSPESSLTPPLSTNLHLESELEALGSLENHVKTEPADLSESCKQSGHSLVNGKSPVRSLMHRSARIGGEGNNKDDDPNEDWCAVCQNGGDLLCCEKCPKVFHLTCHVPTLLSFPSGEWICTFCRDLSKPEVEYDCDNSQHSKKGKTAQGLSPVDQRKCERLLLYLYCHELSIEFQEPVPASIPNYYKIIKKPMDLSTVKKKLQKKHSQHYQTPEDFVADVRLIFKNCERFNEMMKVVQVYAETQEINLKADSEVAQAGKAVALYFEDKLTEIYPDRTFQPLPEFEQEEDDGEITEDSDEDFIQPRRKRLKSDERPVHIK